In Novosphingobium kaempferiae, the DNA window ACATGACCAAGGAAGAGAAGGCCGCCGCAATCGAGGCCGATCCGCTGCCGCGCTTCCGCCAGAAGCTGATCGACGACGGCGTCGCATCTGCCGAGGACCTCGATGCGCTGACCGCGAGGATCGAGGCCGAAGTGAACGACGCCATCGACTTCGCCATGGCCTGCGAATTCCCGTCCGACGACGAACTGCGCCGCGACGTCTTTGCCGAGGAGATTGCGGCCAAGGAGATTTATGCATGAGCACCGATACGTTGGAAGCCCCCGTCATCGAGACGGTGAAGATGAACGGCCTGCAGGCCATCAACGCCGCGCTGTTCGAGGCGATGGAGGCCGATCCCAAGGTTCTCGTGCTGGGCGAGGACATCGCCGACAACGAGGGCGGCGGCGTCGTCGGCGTGACGCGCGGGCTGTCCTCCAAGTTCGGCACCCTGCGCGTGCGCTCCACCCCGATCTCCGAACAGGCGATCATGGGCGCGGCGATCGGCGCGGCGATGGCGGGCTACAAGCCGGTGGCCGAGATCATGCTGATGAACTTCACGACCGTGGCCATGGACATGATCGTGAACCACGCGGCCAAGCTGCGCTTCATGTCGGGCGGGCAGAGCCAGGTGCCGCTGGTGATCCGCACGCTTACGGGCGCGGGCAACCAGACGGCGGGTCAGCACGCCGACTTCTACGAGGCGTGGTTCGCGCATACCGCAGGCATCAAGGTGGTGATCCCCTGGACCCCGGCGGACATGAAGGGCCTCTACCTCTCGGCGATCCAGGATCCCGATCCGGTCATCATCATCGAAAGCGGCAAGACCCTGTTCGTGCCGATGGACGTGCCGGTGAACCAGGGGCCGATCCCGCTGGGCAAGGCGAACGTGGTGATGCCGGGCACCGACCTCACCATCGTCTCCTACGGGCAGATGATGTTCACGGTGATGCAGGCGGTCGAGGAACTGACGGCGGCGGGCGTCTCGGTCGAAGTGGTGGACCTGCGCACGATCTCGCCGTGGGACAAGGAGACGGTGCTGACCTCTGCGGAGAAGACCGGCCGCCTGCTCGTCGTCCACGAAGCGGGCCGCAACTTCGGCCCCGGCGCCGAAATCGCAGCAACTGCGCAGGAAGCGCTGTTCGGCAAACTCAAGGCCCCGGTGGGCCGCCTCGGCGCACCGTATTGCGCGGTGCCCTTCGCGAAGAAGCTGGAAGACGCCTATCTGGTGCAGCCGCCCGAGATCGTGGCCGAAGCGAAGCGTCTGGCGGCGATGGGGTAAGCCTTTCGCGGTGAAAACGGCGTCGTCCCGGACTTGCTCCGGGACCGCTGGCCGTCTTTAGGCGGGGGCTTACGGCGGGGCTTGTCGAAGCCCCCGTCGCAAACGCATTTCCCGCCTCACCTTTCGTCATTGCGAGCGCAGCGAAGCAATCCTGAGCGGTGCGAGCCGCCTTGGATTGCTTCGCTGCGCTCGCAATGACGAAGGGTTATGGGAGAGGGCTTTATGAAACCTCCAGCGCCTCTCGCCCGGTACGCTCGTTCCACAGGTCGGACGATCCGCATAGCTGGAGGTTCAGCATGGCGCGCTTCATGAAGCGGTGGATCGGGTGCTCGTCGGTGAGACCGATGCCGCCATGAAGCTGGATCGCCTCTTCGGTGACATAGGCGAAGACTTCCGCCGCCAGCGTCTTGGCCGCGCCGCACTGGGTCAGCGTCGCTTCGGGATCGCGCACGCGGTTCCACAACAGCGCTTCGGCGGCGGCGATGCGGATCTTCATGTCGGCGGCCCGATGCTTGAGCGCCTGGAACATGGCGATGGGCCGGTCGAACTGGCGGCGCACCTTCATGTACTCCACCGTCATGTCGAGCGCCGCGTTCGCCGCGCCGAGGCAGTCGGCGGCGATGGCGAGGTGCGCCTCGGGGGCCAGCGCATCGTGCAGCGCCTGCGCGCCCGCCTCGTCGGTGAGCATGAGGTCGGGGTCGGGCGTGTAGCCGTCCAGCACAAGGTCGAACAGGCGGCGGCTGGTGTCCCAGATCGGTCGTTCGACCACCGAGACGCCCGGCGCGTCGGTGGGGATGAGCGCGTAGCCGTCCGGCAGCTTTGCTACCACCGCCACCGCCATGTCGGCGTCGAATACGCCCCCCACGGTGCCGCTCAGTGTGCCCTTGGTGCCGTTCAGTACACTCGCGGGCAGCATGTGCAGCGGCGCATATTCACCGCCCGCCAGCCGCTCCAGCCAGTCGCTTCGGGCCGGGATCGTGCTCGCCAGAACGGCCTGCAGGCCCAGTTGCGCGGGGATCAGGGGCGTCGTTGCCAGCACGCGGCCCATCTCGAAATGGATCGCGGCGGAAGCCTCCCGGTCGAGGCCGAGCCCGCCGTCCTCCTCCGGCAGACGCACCATCAGCCAGCCCATTTCCGCCACCAGCCGCCAGCTCTCGTCACGCCCCGGAGAGAGCGAATCCGCGGGAAACGCCTTCTGCGCTGCGTCGGTCAGTTCGTTGAGTTCGATCATCTCAGGCCACCCACGCCCTGGGTTCGCGCGGCATGTCGAGCATGCGTTCGGCGATGATGTTGCGCTGTACTTCCTCGCTCCCCCCGGCGATGGTCCAGGCGTAGGAATTCATGAAATCCGCCATCCAGTTGCCGGTATTGAGATCGCCGAAAGTGATCGGCGCGATGTACTGCTCGGCGATTCCGCCCAGCCGCAGGCCCAGCTTCGCGTAGGCCCGCAGGGCGCGGCTGTAGCTGTTCTTGACGATCGAGGCGTCGCCGATCCGCTCGATCCCCCGGATGCGGTTGTCGAGGAACTGGTCGGCGATGGCGCAGACAGCATCGACCTGCGTCACGAGTTCGCCGAAATCGCGCAGAATTCCGCGGTCCTCCTCGTGCCCATGCTCGCGGATCAGCGCGGCCACGCGGGAGAGGGCACCGCGCATCCGATAGGACAGTTCCATCAGCGTCAGCCCGCGTTCGGAGGCCAGCGTCGCCTGCGCCACGGCCCAGCCCTTGCCTTCCTCGCCGACGCGCTCGGAGACGGGAATCTCCACGTTGTCGAGGAAAATCTCGGCGAACTCCTCGTCGCCCTGGATCTGGTGGATCGGCCGGACCGAGACGCCGGGCGTCTTCATGTCCATCAGCAGGTAGGTGATGCCCGCCTGCTTGGGGCCGTCGGACGCGGTGCGCACTAGCAGCAGGCACTTGTCGGCGAACTGGGCCATCGTCGACCAGACCTTCTGTCCGTTTACGACGTAGACGTCACCCTTCCGCTCGGCCCGGGTCTTGATCGCGGCGAGGTCCGACCCCGCGCCGGGCTCGGAGAAGCCCTGGCACCAGGTTTCGCCTTCGAGGATGCGGGGGAGGTACTGCGCCCGCTGCTCGTCGCTCGCGCATTCGTGCAGCGTGGCGAAGGCGTGGTAGGTCGACACGAAGGAGAGCAGCAGGCGCGGGCAATCGGCCTTCGCCAGTTCCTCGTAGATCACCTTCTGCTCGGCCAGCGACCGCCCGCCGCCGGGGAACGAGGCGGGCCAGTGCGGGATCGCATAGCCTGCCTTCACCAGTCTGCCGAACCAGTCGCGCTGGGTACGCACGAAGTCGTCCTGCGTGCGGCTCGCGTCGCGCCAGCCGGTCGGCGCCTCGGCGGCAAGGAAGGCGCGCACTTCGCTGCGCAGCGCTTCGAGATCGGGCTTGTCGGTCATGCCACCGTCCAAGCACGGCCAGCCGCGGCGCGTCCAGAATGGGCGGTACGCGCGGGCGATATCGCGGTGCTAGACGGCGACCTCGATCACATCCCCCTCGATCCGCACTTCATACGTCTCGATCGGCATCGAGGCGGGCGGGTTCATCGGATTGCCGGTTTCGAGGTCGAAGCGCGCGCCGTGGACCGGGCACGATATCCAACCCGCGCGCACGCGGCCGCATTCGAGCGTTTCGTAGGCGTGGCTGCACAAGTTGCGTACCGCGAAGACGCGGTCCTTCGCGCCGACGAGGATCACGCTGACCCCGTTCACCTCGACCACTTTCTTGCCGCCCTGTGGAACTTCTTCCAGCCTGGCGACCGCGACGAATGCCTTCTCGCTCATCGTACCCTTTCGCATCTCTCCACCCGGGTCTGCTTCGGCGCGCGCCATGGCGCAAGGGCTGGAGCAGAACCAAGCAACCCGCAGTACCCCGGCGGTCATTTCCAGAGCAAGCCGCGCCCGCGATAACACCCGAAAACCTCCGGGAGAGAACGGGTGCAATTCGCCGAGAGCTTTGATGTCGTCGTGGTCGGATCGGGCGCTGCCGGGGCCATGGCGGCGCTGCGCAGCGCGGACCTCGGCATGAAGGTGCTGATCGTAGAGAAGGCGCACAAGTTCGGGGGCACGTCGGCGACGTCGGGCGGGGTGATGTGGGTGCCTAACCACCGGCTCGACGGGGATGTCGGCGACAGTCGGGACAGCGCGCTGGAATACCTCGACGCGACCATCGGCGTGCCGGTCAATCGCGAGCGGCTGGAGGCTTTCGTCGATGAGGCGCCAAAGATGCTGCGCTACCTGAAATCGACGGGGGTGCAGGTTCTGGCAGCGGCATGGCCGGACTATTTCCCCGACCGTGCCGGAGCGCGTGCCGACCGCTCCGTGATCGTCCCGACCTTCGACGGGCGGCGGCTGGGTGATGGGCGCTATGCCCTGATGCGCGAGCAGTACAACCGCTTCAAGCTGTTCGGCCGCTACGCCATGGACCTGACCGAGACGTTCGCGCTGATGATGCAGTCGAAGGGCTGGCGTACGGTCGCGGGCAGGATGATCGGGCGCTACTGGATGGACCGCGGCACTCGCCGCGTCTCGCATCGCGACAAGCGTTTCACGCAAGGCGCGGCGCTGATGGGCGCGACGTATGAGCAGGCCTTCGCGCGCGGGGTCGAACTGCGGCTGGAGACGAAGCTGGAGCGCCTGCTGGTCGATGACGGCGGCCGCGTGACGGGCGTGGAAGTCTCCAGCTTCGGGCGTATCTACGCGGTCGAGGCGCGGCACGGCGTCGTGCTGGCGGCGGGCGGCTTCGAGTGGAACCAGGAACTGCGCGACCGCTTCTACCCGGTCCCCGGCCTGACGCGCCATTCCTCAACCCCCGAGGACGGCAACCGGGGCGAGGCGCTGATCGCCGCTGAAAGTATCGGCGCGAGCACCGAGCATACCGGGCAGGGCTGGTGGATACCGACGATGACCCTGCCGATGAAGGGCGCGTCGAACTTCCACGAGATCCATCAGGCGGCTTTCGACGTGGGCCGCCCGTGGAGCGTCGTCGTCAACCGCAAGGGCCTGCGCTTCGTCGACGAGGCCTGCGGCTACGACCGCTTCGGGCAGGCCATGGTGCGAGACCATCTGGAAACCGGCGCGAACATGCCGTGCTGGCTGATCTTCGACGCCAAGTTCCGCCGCAAGTTCAGTGCAGGCGGCCTCATGCCCACGGTCCACACACCGGAGCGCAAGGTGCCAGCAGACTGGTGGGACCACTACGTCTTCCGCGCCGACACCATCGAGGAACTGGCGCACAAGACGCATCTTCCCGTGGAGGCCGTCCGGCAGACCGTCGCAAACATGAACGCCTATGCGAAGACCGGCGTGGACCCGGAGTTCGGGCGCGGCATGAACCCCTACGACCAGATGTTCGGCGATCCGAGTTCGACGCCCAATCCCAACATCGGCCCCATCGACACCGCGCCGTTCTACGCGGTGCCGATCAACAACGGCGATCTCGGCACCAAGGGCGGCCTCAGATGCGATGCGCGGGCGCGGGTGCTCGACGGGGCGGGCGATCCGATCCCGGGGCTATACGCGGCGGGCAACAATGCCGGGACGCCGTTCGGGGACACCTATCCCGGCGCGGGCGCTACCATCGGGCCGGGCATGACCTTCGGGTACGTCGCGGCGAACGATATCGCCGCGCGCTCCGCCAACCAGCGGGGCGCAATCGAGCCCGCGCTGGCCGAAGCCGAATTGTGAGAACGGGAGAGAAGAGCAGTATGCAGGGCAAGGTAGCGATCGTCACCGGCGCGGCGGGTGGCATCGGCGAGGCGATCGTGCGCTCGCTGGGCGCGCGGGGCGTGAGCGTGCTCGGTACCGGGCGCAACGAGGCCAAACTCGCGGCGCTGAAGCAGGCGCTGGACGGTGAACTCGCGTTCGATTTCGTCGCGGTCGATGCCGCTGCGGAAGACGCGCCGGTTCGCATCGTCGAGCGGGCGGTCGAGAGGTTCGGCCGCCTCGATGTGCTGGTGAACAACGCCGGATCGTTCAATTTCGGCCCGGTCGACCAGACCACCGATGCGATGCTCGACGAGGTTCTGAACATCTCGCTGCGCGCGCCGTTCCGCCTGTGCCGCGAGGCTCTGGGGAGGATGGGAGAGGGCGCGTCGATCCTGTTCATCGGCTCCACCTGGGGGCTCTATGGCACACCGGGCGGCGGGGCCTATTCCACCGTCAAAGCGGGGCAGATCGGTCTCATGCAGACCCTTGCCGCCGAATACGGTCCGCGCGGCATACGCGCCAACTACATCGCGCCGACGGTGGTGCGCACCGAGATGACCGACGCCTTCTGGGATCTCGACTTCTTCCGCCGCACCAATCACGAACTGACGCCGCTGCGGCGCGACTGTACGGCGGAGGACATCGGCAGAATGACCGCGTTCCTCGCCTCCGACGATGCGGGCTTCGTCAATGGCCAGACCATCGCGGTGGACGGCGGCATATCGACAACACGCTATCTGGCACCCGAGGCGGTCGGCGCCCTCAGGCAATAGCGCACAGCAATCGCACCCGCGATTCCGGCGGCGGTGCCGTTGTCGCGGGTGCCTCCTTGGGCCTAACCCGGGCCTGAGAGGAGGGCGCCGCCCCGATGCAATTCGAATGGACCGAGGAGCAGGACGCCTTCCGGCACAAGATCCGGGACTTCCTGCATGCCAACCTGCCTGCGGACTGGGAGAAGTTCTCAGAGCACGGCCCTGCGTCTCCCGCGCTGACCGCCTTCGCGCGCGAGTTCTGCGTGAAGCTGGCGGAGGCGGGCATCCTCTTCCCGCACTGGCCGGTGGAAATGGGCGGCGAGGGGCTCGGGCCTTGGGAGCAGCAGATCCTCTCCGAAGAGATGTGGATCGCGGGCGAGCCGCGCGGCGGCCAGTACATGAACGTCAACTGGATCGGCCCGACGCTGGAGAAGTACGGCACGGCAGAGCAGAAGGCGCGCTATCTGGAGCCGATCACGCGCGGGGAATCGCTGTGGTGTCAGGGGTTTTCGGAGCCCGATGCCGGGTCGGACCTCGCCTCGCTACGCACGCGCGCCACGTTGACCGATGGCAACTATGTCATCAACGGCCAGAAGATCTGGACCAGCTATGCGGGCCTTGCCGATACCTGCTTCCTGCTGACGCGCACCAGCGATGATCGCAAGAAGGGCATCACCATCATCCTGGTGCCCATGGACACGCCCGGCATCACGGTGCGCCAGATCCCCTCGCTGATCGGCGAGGGCGACATCCACGAAGTTTTCTTCGACGATGTGACCGTGCCCGAAACCGCCCGCTTCGGCGAGGAAGGGCAGGCGTGGGAGATCGTCGCCTATTCGCTACGCAATGAACGCCTCGGCATTCCGCGCTTCACGCTGGCCCGCGCCGCGCTCGACCGGGCGGTGCAGATGCTGCAGGCGCAGGGGCGGTTCTCGCGCGAACATGTGCGGATCGAGGCGGCGCGTTGCGCGGCCTTGTGCGAGGCGGCGGGCACGGCGAACTACGCCGTCGTCCAGAAGCGCGTGGATGGCCTTGCCATCGGCGCGGAGTCCAGTTCCGCCCGCTACGCCACCGTCATGGCCGAGCGCGCGGTGTGCGAGTTCGTGGTGGAGTTCCTGCCCGAAGCGCTGGCCGGGGCCTCGCCATATCTCAAGATGCACCACCAGCGCGGGATCGTGGCGGGTGTCGCGGCGGGGTCGGCGGAAAT includes these proteins:
- a CDS encoding Rieske (2Fe-2S) protein translates to MSEKAFVAVARLEEVPQGGKKVVEVNGVSVILVGAKDRVFAVRNLCSHAYETLECGRVRAGWISCPVHGARFDLETGNPMNPPASMPIETYEVRIEGDVIEVAV
- a CDS encoding acyl-CoA dehydrogenase family protein, producing MIELNELTDAAQKAFPADSLSPGRDESWRLVAEMGWLMVRLPEEDGGLGLDREASAAIHFEMGRVLATTPLIPAQLGLQAVLASTIPARSDWLERLAGGEYAPLHMLPASVLNGTKGTLSGTVGGVFDADMAVAVVAKLPDGYALIPTDAPGVSVVERPIWDTSRRLFDLVLDGYTPDPDLMLTDEAGAQALHDALAPEAHLAIAADCLGAANAALDMTVEYMKVRRQFDRPIAMFQALKHRAADMKIRIAAAEALLWNRVRDPEATLTQCGAAKTLAAEVFAYVTEEAIQLHGGIGLTDEHPIHRFMKRAMLNLQLCGSSDLWNERTGREALEVS
- a CDS encoding FAD-dependent oxidoreductase, translated to MQFAESFDVVVVGSGAAGAMAALRSADLGMKVLIVEKAHKFGGTSATSGGVMWVPNHRLDGDVGDSRDSALEYLDATIGVPVNRERLEAFVDEAPKMLRYLKSTGVQVLAAAWPDYFPDRAGARADRSVIVPTFDGRRLGDGRYALMREQYNRFKLFGRYAMDLTETFALMMQSKGWRTVAGRMIGRYWMDRGTRRVSHRDKRFTQGAALMGATYEQAFARGVELRLETKLERLLVDDGGRVTGVEVSSFGRIYAVEARHGVVLAAGGFEWNQELRDRFYPVPGLTRHSSTPEDGNRGEALIAAESIGASTEHTGQGWWIPTMTLPMKGASNFHEIHQAAFDVGRPWSVVVNRKGLRFVDEACGYDRFGQAMVRDHLETGANMPCWLIFDAKFRRKFSAGGLMPTVHTPERKVPADWWDHYVFRADTIEELAHKTHLPVEAVRQTVANMNAYAKTGVDPEFGRGMNPYDQMFGDPSSTPNPNIGPIDTAPFYAVPINNGDLGTKGGLRCDARARVLDGAGDPIPGLYAAGNNAGTPFGDTYPGAGATIGPGMTFGYVAANDIAARSANQRGAIEPALAEAEL
- a CDS encoding acyl-CoA dehydrogenase family protein: MTDKPDLEALRSEVRAFLAAEAPTGWRDASRTQDDFVRTQRDWFGRLVKAGYAIPHWPASFPGGGRSLAEQKVIYEELAKADCPRLLLSFVSTYHAFATLHECASDEQRAQYLPRILEGETWCQGFSEPGAGSDLAAIKTRAERKGDVYVVNGQKVWSTMAQFADKCLLLVRTASDGPKQAGITYLLMDMKTPGVSVRPIHQIQGDEEFAEIFLDNVEIPVSERVGEEGKGWAVAQATLASERGLTLMELSYRMRGALSRVAALIREHGHEEDRGILRDFGELVTQVDAVCAIADQFLDNRIRGIERIGDASIVKNSYSRALRAYAKLGLRLGGIAEQYIAPITFGDLNTGNWMADFMNSYAWTIAGGSEEVQRNIIAERMLDMPREPRAWVA
- a CDS encoding alpha-ketoacid dehydrogenase subunit beta, which translates into the protein MSTDTLEAPVIETVKMNGLQAINAALFEAMEADPKVLVLGEDIADNEGGGVVGVTRGLSSKFGTLRVRSTPISEQAIMGAAIGAAMAGYKPVAEIMLMNFTTVAMDMIVNHAAKLRFMSGGQSQVPLVIRTLTGAGNQTAGQHADFYEAWFAHTAGIKVVIPWTPADMKGLYLSAIQDPDPVIIIESGKTLFVPMDVPVNQGPIPLGKANVVMPGTDLTIVSYGQMMFTVMQAVEELTAAGVSVEVVDLRTISPWDKETVLTSAEKTGRLLVVHEAGRNFGPGAEIAATAQEALFGKLKAPVGRLGAPYCAVPFAKKLEDAYLVQPPEIVAEAKRLAAMG
- a CDS encoding SDR family NAD(P)-dependent oxidoreductase — encoded protein: MQGKVAIVTGAAGGIGEAIVRSLGARGVSVLGTGRNEAKLAALKQALDGELAFDFVAVDAAAEDAPVRIVERAVERFGRLDVLVNNAGSFNFGPVDQTTDAMLDEVLNISLRAPFRLCREALGRMGEGASILFIGSTWGLYGTPGGGAYSTVKAGQIGLMQTLAAEYGPRGIRANYIAPTVVRTEMTDAFWDLDFFRRTNHELTPLRRDCTAEDIGRMTAFLASDDAGFVNGQTIAVDGGISTTRYLAPEAVGALRQ
- a CDS encoding acyl-CoA dehydrogenase family protein; translated protein: MQFEWTEEQDAFRHKIRDFLHANLPADWEKFSEHGPASPALTAFAREFCVKLAEAGILFPHWPVEMGGEGLGPWEQQILSEEMWIAGEPRGGQYMNVNWIGPTLEKYGTAEQKARYLEPITRGESLWCQGFSEPDAGSDLASLRTRATLTDGNYVINGQKIWTSYAGLADTCFLLTRTSDDRKKGITIILVPMDTPGITVRQIPSLIGEGDIHEVFFDDVTVPETARFGEEGQAWEIVAYSLRNERLGIPRFTLARAALDRAVQMLQAQGRFSREHVRIEAARCAALCEAAGTANYAVVQKRVDGLAIGAESSSARYATVMAERAVCEFVVEFLPEALAGASPYLKMHHQRGIVAGVAAGSAEIQLNIIASDVLELPREPR